GAAGATTCCCAGGATCTCATCGATGGGTGCAATACCAAAACGGGTCCTGGTGCTTTGTGAGCTCTCACGATGCAGCACCCTCAAGTCATGCAGCAACTAAAGCAAGAGTCAGTAAAATCTTACATCACATATACAAGGCAAAGATCAAAATACCTCGTCTAGGCCCTCCTCATGTACTTCGAGGAGTAGTTTCTCCCCGAAACTGGCGGCCATTTGTGAGCCTCGTAAATGAGTACCATTAATTGCATATTATTTCGAGAGCAATTCATCCGCAAATCGGTGGCAATGGCCTAAGCCATAACAATCAAGGAGGCGGGAAGCCTAAGCATTAAGACACAGAAgtgggagatggatgggACGATGGATCAATACCGGCGGCTTTTCTCAGTCGCGGGAGCTCCGACCATTTGTTCCCGCTCACCTCCGTTGACTTCCCATACTCCTCTGCACAGCAAATCGCCCTCCACACTCCTCTTGTACATATATACAGCTTTAACACCTACCATACGAACAGTTCCTACCTTTTCGCAAAATTGCCGATCACCACCAATGGCACCCCTCGTCCCCGTTTTCTCTGCCGAAAAGCTTCCGGAACATGTGAACATTGTGACCAGGAACTTCCAGGAAAAGCGCCGCAAGGGCGGTGCAGTGGAGCTCGAAAAATGCAAGCTCTTGGAAATGGTACAATATTCATGCAACCCTCCTCAAGACGGGGTCCCCAAACCGGGGGTTGTGGTCTGCAAACCGGTGGTGCGCTTGTTTAGGCGGTAGGTCGGCGAGCTCTTGTTGCACTTTGAAAGATCGCGAACTGGCTGACTTTTTCCTTAGATGCGCAGGAGGATTAACCGTCGAGACAACTTCATGGGAACGTATTCGGCaagcggaagaagacgcGAAGCAAAAAAGCGAGGCTCGGGATACTTCGAAGGCCTAATACCGGCGAGAACGGCCAGCATTTTGCATAACGGAGTTTGGGTTGGAGTTTGCTTGCTTCTACGGATACGACTTGATAGCGATTTTCATGACAATCTCAATTATACTATACATGGGTATCTTATCGAATAATGCTATAAACATAAATGTTGTCAAACGCCTGACGCCGCTATGATGCTCCTCTTCATATCAAACCCGATTGTCGGGTTCTCACGCACTTACCCAGCTCTCAACTCTTGATAGATCTGGATTCTGCTTCGCGTTGGCCGACTTCTCGTCCGGCCTTTGCCTTGATGACGCCGCGTTTCGCCGCCAGAGACCCCTTTCACAGTTTATAATCGGCGGCAGTTCTATGCCGGCTAAGCCCTTGGTCCTACCTGGCTTCGCTTCAGTCTCCGCGGCGGCACCAGATTCGACCTCCGTCGCATTAAAGCCGCCACCGG
The nucleotide sequence above comes from Aspergillus puulaauensis MK2 DNA, chromosome 3, nearly complete sequence. Encoded proteins:
- a CDS encoding uncharacterized protein (COG:S;~EggNog:ENOG410PTUR;~InterPro:IPR024645;~PFAM:PF11093;~go_component: GO:0042720 - mitochondrial inner membrane peptidase complex [Evidence IEA]): MAPLVPVFSAEKLPEHVNIVTRNFQEKRRKGGAVELEKCKLLEMVQYSCNPPQDGVPKPGVVVCKPVVRLFRRCAGGLTVETTSWERIRQAEEDAKQKSEARDTSKA